The DNA window GTCAGCATAGGGTTTTATTGCCATACTTTGCACTAATGGAAATAATTACACCGCCCAAAGGTTTGTAAGAAGTATGTAAGTTTTCTACAGTGACTCAGGCTAAAGTTTGTGTAATCTGCCACAGTATCTGCCCTACTGGGGGAGGAAGACGAAGAAGCACTTCATTACTTGAGCCGAGTGGAGGTGACAGAGTTTGAAGACATCAAGTCAGGCTACAGAATAGATTTTGTAAGTATTATATTGCACAAAGAACACATAGGGTGCAGGGTGTTTCATTTATTCTAACTTtggttctttttgttttctagtaTTTCGATGAAAATCCGTACTTCGAAAATAAAGTACTTTCCAAAGAGTTCCATCTGAATGAGAGCGGAGACCCATCTTCAAAGTCAACAGAAATCAAATGGAAATCAGGAAAGGTATGTGCATATGCTTCAAATTATGTGGTCctgaaagtaaaaaagaaatgtagtaaaatgtgaggcttttatttctttgagtCAATATTATCcccatttaaaatgtttccaattCTATATTTTAGACGGTTTCATATACATGGCATTGTGATGGAGCTCTAGCAGTTTTTTCCTGAGCTGTAATGGCTGATTTTGACTAATCAAAAAACATCACCAGAgttaaacagaaagagaaatgtaaCTTGTCTTCATGTTTGTAGGACCTGACCAAGCGCTCCAGCCAGACACAGAACAAAGCAGGAAGGAAGAGGCAACATGAAGAGCCAGAGAGCTTCTTCACTTGGTTCACTGATCATGCTGATGCAGGCGCTGATGAGCTTGGGGAGGTCATCAAGGATGACATCTGGCCAAACCCTTTGCAGTACTACCTGGTATGTTTATGACTTTCAGTGGTTACTAATTTGTATATTTTCCCTATAGCTGACACTGTCTTCAGTAAGCAGACAATTTTacttgttgctgtttgtgtgggAGGTCCAGAcactttgttttgctgctgaaaAGTACTTTGTTACTTATGGTATAAATGAGACAAATGCTCAAAGTGGCTCATTACTCCCAGGTTCCTGATATGGATGATGAAGAAGGTGAAggtgaggatgatgaagaagatgaggaaggTCTGGAGGACATTGATGAGGAAGGAgatgaagatggagaggaggatgaagaggacgaCGGAGAAGATGGAGAGGTAAAGTGATAGTTGTGAAGACAGGTGGTGACATAAGTTGGTTATAAACCGTCACTGACTGAAACCGTTTCTCTTTCAGGATGACGAAGGAGAAGACGACTAAGAAATAACATCTACCCAAATCCTCACCCTTCTattccctgtttgttttttccactcaTGTTCGGGagcaaaggttttattttatttttttttttacctttttttttttttattatttttttttaaatatccatGTGTGCTTCGTTTCCCATTCTGAAGCCTCTTCACCTGTTGGTGCCATGTTATGTTCTCCTTTGACTCATCTAAGGCCAATGGCACTTTGCCCTGAACTGTGAGTACCATCCCCgaagtcattaaaaaaaataaaagtataaaaatagaATCAGCACGGCATCCTGAGTAGAATTTGAAGACAATTCACACAGAGTTCCTCTTGTTAAAGGTTTGTGTGGTAAATTGACTAAAGCCATGGTGTAGTGACCTAGCACTAGCAAACCTCTCaactttttttcctccacataATTTTTTTCAGTTGGGGTGTTGATCCCTTgaagaaactgttgtttttccccCCCCTCTGTGGTTAACGAGTACCAGCTCATTCCTTTGACTTGTAATGTTTAGTGGGCGGGAGGGTGGGGTAAGCTAGGGAGGGGCAGGAGTATGTTGGTTATTGGGGAGAGTGGTTATTTTGACACCATTTCtatgggacttttttttttttttttttttttttcattgtattgTTTTACAGATATCCATGAGAtttgaaatgacatttttaataaaggacaaaatggaaaaaaaaaaacaagcttgtAAATTTTGGCCCCCACTGCTTCATGGGTAAAACACCTGTTATCTcagaatttacatttaatcaccCGTTCCTTTTCCGCTGGGGGGAAGAACTGTTTTAAATTTGAGGTGTACAACTTGCTttgttacaataataaaacttactgtgtatacatgtgtggGATTCTTCAAACGAAACAAGTGGGTGCAGTagaaatttatttaaaaagcaggaTTGGGAAGCAGCGAAGGCACCTGGGTTAATTATACAGTCAGATTCTCGTTAGCTCTTGAAGGATTTTGGAGTCATTAGCAGGCTTGAGGCAAAGTCTTCTCTTAATAGTCGATGGGTGATTAAAGCCAGGAAGGTGTTCTCCGACTCgtcaaatttgttttttgtgacgGTGTCTGGCCAGTCGCTGGGCTGGAATGCCCAACCTGTTAGTAGAGGGttagaaacaacagaacaaGTGTCAATTTTAGGTTATTACACACATACCTTGTtaagttttaataataaaatatagcaAGTGgattcaaatataaaatgtaatactCCTGAACCTCATGTTGGTAACATGAATGTACAGATATGCTCCACATGTGTTCAGGCTTTGTTGCATTTAATTCATGAACAATTTCAAAGAAGGGAAAACCTGAAGACATGATTTTAAAGAAGTGacctaaaaaacaaaagggaCTTTTTATTCACTGGGGACTTGTTATGAGGTATGAGCTGATAAAGGTGAAACAGATTTTACCTCTTTATGAACTGCCAGGTAGTTAATACACAATAATACTTATTAattcactatttatttttattttatatcaagATTTTTGTCGttcaataaatgtattaatatgaAATCGGATGTTTTCTTCTTAATTGTAGAGGAGTAAATATGATTAAATGGAAACACTCCACCTTCCTCAGTGTCGTTTAAACCTCTTTGTTCTGGGGTCGTACCCACCTAAGTGAGTTCTACACCGGGGACAGCTGGCCACGGTCCAGGAGAACCCCGGGAACCAGGAGAACTGTTCATCTGCCGGCCAGTGCTGGGTAACGTCCGCTTTTCTGAACGTAGTGACCTCGAACTGGTGTCCGTGGGGGTTTTCGAAAAGCTGGACGTTAACCCTTCGGCCTCCGGCCAGCGTGTCGTTGCGGCTGGAGAGAGCCAGCCGGCTGGGGACGAAGCGGAGGTCTGTCCCGACCGCCAGCTCGTGTCCGCACGCCCTGCACAGTATCAGGGTGTCGGCGCTGCTTCCTCCTGCCGCCGCGGCAGCACAGGCCTCACCGGGCTGGTAGGCAGCGGGGTAAAGGAGGAGCAAAAAGGGAATGTAGTATGTTATTACCGTCCCCAGCTGCCGGACAAGCAGCCGCAGGCTCCGTTTACTTCTCATTGCTGCTTCACATGTACCGTCTACATCAGTGTATCTGTACACGTGTACATCACTGCGCATGCACATGGAAGGCTAATCGGCTAGCTAGCAGCTACAGCTAGCATCTTTGTTTTTAGCCGAGGTGGTGCCGTGTGGTTATAAAGTACCAATGGAAAGAACTAAGTACTCATCTCTGAAATATGCGAACACGATCCAGAACACGCAGCAGACACACTAATAAGTTATATAACTAGTGATTAGTGGACTTAATAGGAGACTAATAAATTGGGAGTTAGCTTGCTCTCCAGGCTAATGTTCGGAAGTTCCATAGACAGCAACAGGAAATCCAGTCATCTCAACCATTTCCTAGTGTAACTGCGCAGATTACCTCGACAAAAGGGTTACATAAGTGTTAAAAAGGCACTTGAGTATTTCCACTTTATGTTTCTCTTACTTTTACTCCTCAACATTTATTTGGGACATTTAATTACTAGTATTAGTATAGTAATATCTCTACACTGTGTAATGATACTATTTAAGGCCGGTGTTATGCTGAGTTTTGCATCCTGACATGCTACGGTCTGTCTGAAATAACAGGGGATCTCGGCATCTGAGAAATCCTTCCTCCCAAATGATGCACCCCCTCCCAAATGTACTTTAACACACTGTATAACCAAATGATGTTACTACTACATGCTTTAGGCTTTTTTTGGGTTGTCAATGAAATAGATTAGGCATGCAGCAGTGTGAGTGTCGAGCATGTTAGAAACAGATACTTTTTTTGATGACAACATCCAAAGAACCTCATTAACACCTTTTATTTTGGCTATTATACGTCTGATGTACTTTTCTTAATAGGTCGTAGATTTTACCTTCGCACGCCTTTTGagaaattaatcaaaaaaagctgcagtttttgGGCGATTCTTgacaaaaatactgaaatactgcttgataattaattaaacacGGAGGACGCAGATCTCAGCAGGGATGCAAAACTCGACATGACACCTGGAAAACAAGGATGACAAATAAACTCTGTCATCAGTAACTCAGTCAGATTGGTGCCAGAGAAACAACTAGATCATGTACTTAGTACTTAAATATTAGTAAAGAAAAGTGAAGCTGaacttctacttgtagtggagtactttAGTCTTGCGCTTATTAAGCCAAAAAAGTATATGTTCTTCACTAAGATGTATTTCTCTGCGCAACAAACCCACTGAGTTActgctaattaaattaaattaaattaattttgagTTTTCCTTTTTCCGCATTGAAAACTCCAAGTACCACATGGTTTCCCGTTTTTCCCATTCCAAAGACGTTCTGTGAATGCGTCATTACCCGTTACTTTGAATGGTTACCACTAGCAACGCTTATCGACACCTCCTGTACACCAATCACAGCTCGAGATACTGCGAATCAGCCAATCAGCGAGCTCGTAGGTGCAGACGAACAACCGTCCCCTCCGCAAACAAAAGTCGAGATTTAACGCTATATTGGAGACATGTCGCCAGCTTAGCACGGTAATTATGAGCTATCGGCTGTTAACTGTCGTTTAGTTGGTTTTTTTGTGATACTAACTGCGTCCTGAATGTTGTTGTAACGTCTCGAAACAATGACAACCCCGGATTCATCCCCGCCGCCGGTCCACGTACATGTACCGGAGACCACACCTGTACATGTTCATATGAGGAGGAGTCCCAGCAAAACCCCACAGGTTGTTAACATACTGGTCTATTAAACCAAAAACAACGTTTACGTTTTCATGGTTCCTTTTTTATTGCTTCTGATGACCAAAGGTTAAATATGCACAATGTGTTGGAAGTTATTTTCTAGCTAGTCTGTGGAAATGATCATGTCACTGATGTGTTAGTTTGTTTACCACAATGTtacaagagacaagagagaaTCAGAATACAAAGACAAAAGGTTGATAAAAAGGAATCAAAGCGTCCAGAAAAGAGGCACAAGACAACCACAGAGCTGCTAAACAACAGAAAGTCCTTCAAGAGATCCAAAACAGCTCCACAGCTCCTTCAAGCACTTACAAAGATCACAAAAAGGAGTTAAAACATCCACAAAGAAACTCAAAATTTCAAAAAAAGAGACTCCAGACGCCCACAGAGACGTTTATAGAATCAAATATCCTGAGAGAATACACCGAAAAAGTTCACGAAGACAATTCATTATTCCCCAAAGAGACTCCAAGCAGCTAATCAGGCTGAAAAGAGATATAAATCAGCAATAAAGAGTTGGGAAGAGATCACAAAGAAACTATCGTCTGTTTCAGTAAATGGGTTTAGGTCTTCTACATGTTCGTAACAAGGGGTACATTGTGTCTTAATTGGTTCATAGTAATTTATGCCTTTTAACATACTTTCTAAACAGTCTTAATTTTTTGGACAAGAATGCTGAAATCAGTCTTATGTGTTTTACCTGACATATCTTCTTTTGCAGAACAGGATAAAAGATTCTTTAGTGAAGGGAGATGAGGGGAGGCCAAAAGTCAGGGCGCCATGGATTCCTCCAGGAAGACTGTCCTGCCGAAGAGATGTGAGCTTTTACACATGTCCAGTTATTTTGTAATGTCTCATACAGCCTGAAAACAATATTTGGCAGGGATTTACTCCTGTAGCAGGACCGAAATGTTTGCAATGTGACAATGTGgatttttaacaacaaaacatataaCTCGGCTTtatattttcttgctttttttttttgcaactttTCTGAATCTATTTTAGTCTTGTTTGTCATAAGTTCCATTTGTTTGTGTCCTATGACCAGAGAagcagagtgcagcatcagTCAGAAAGTGGGGCCAGACGTCAGCGCGAtggagaggagcaggaagacGAGCTGGCTGCAGTATCCAAAAATCTCAGTGTCCTTCTCCGAGAGCAAGAAAACATCCGGCGTTTAAAGAAGTAAGAACCTCTTCAGGAGCTGGAAAAAAACTGATGTATTCTTTTTCTGCTCAGTGGATATTCACCTTAACATACTTTAATAGAATTCCAAACTATTTTAGTTATGTAATATTCAACTATGACGGTATTTTGTTGTTGGTTGGTGTTGGTGGATACTGTACCTATCCACGTTTAGCCCTAATTCTGAACTTATTTAAAACAGTTCTTATATCTTACACTCTTGCTTACAGTTCGGATTCCAGTGGTCAATACAAAAACATAGATGTGCTTCTGAGGGCACTTGTAGAAGCAGAAATCGACGGCGTAGCTGTAGCTAATCAGCTGACAGCTCTGAAGGATACCATCGACAGCTTCACCAAGGTAAGTCTGGCACCAAATGATAATTTTGGTTCCGGGGGATGAAAACTAGATGCAGTGTGAATAAACTGGGAACTTAGTTTACTGTAGataatgatgttttctttcttgtttaatgttttaggACAAGCGGCTGTCAAAGATGCATGCAGCTTCACTGACCCGACAGCGGGGGTTGTTGTTAGAGAAGATAGAGATGTTTGACTACACGAACCACAGCCTTCGAGAGCTTCTTCGAGAGTGGAGTGAATACGCGGTAcagaatttttgttttttaaataatttgtcaaGAGAAACACCAGACATCTACTGATTCTTCTttcataaatgtgattttttttttctttttttatttcactataaataatttttctattgttttgctttgtccACTTACTTTAGCTGCGAGaataatttaaactgaaacCATGATCCAACTGTATGCTACTtctgtttgtaaaaacatataaaagcaCCATAAATTACATCAAAAAGTCTTTGTTGCATCCGTGTTGTTGTATCCACAGAGAGAATCTCTGGTGTGGTCCGAGCAGAGAGACTCCTTAAAGAAGAGACTGGCTGATAGTGAAGCAGACAACATTGTAAGAGGCATACGGTGCTGTTTTCTATTCATTCACGAGTTCATCTGCCACCAGGCGATATGAAACAaggttctttttatttctttttttacagcGACTTTTGGCCAAACTCGTCAACAAGGAGAAGGAGGCGTCGAAGCTAGCTGAGCATCTGGATTTCGAAAAGGTTAAAAATGATAACTGACTGTTACATCAGGATTTTAtcagaaaacatttgtgaatcCTGTGGAATGATCTTGTTTTAcaaatctggaaaaaaaactctttatGGAACACGTCCCTTAAATTATGAAGTTCTGGGGGATTAAATAATTGGTTGAACCTCTTAAAAAAAGCTCTTCCAGTTGTTGTGGATTAGACTTGCACAACTGTCTGTAGAGTGACTTTAATATCTCACCGATCCTCTGCTAAGTTTCAGTTTGTGGACACCGAGCTTCAGGACGCACCTGTCCAGGTcctaatgcagcaaagcagctcGAAAGTCATGATACTCCCTGCAGCCAACTGATCACAGtggatttgttttcctttttattttatcagtagATACAGAAAACCAGGTCATTCCAAAGGGGGTTACTTGCCACTTTAGATTGGTAGAAAAAGTCTCTCACACAGCCATATACAAAGTCAATATTTGGTTGCTTCCAAATAGAAACTCCAGTTTTCCTCAGTACATTTGCACACAGGTCAAACAGCATCATCTCTTGTAGGGCTCTGTGTTGTTTATGATAGCTCTTTATGACCATGGCTGTATGTTTGGACTTATTGTTGTGCtgcacaataaaataattaggagacactttgtgtgtttgcccGCATCCAGACGCAGCTGCTGAAGAACGTGGCATTTTAAGGTTCACGTGTTCCTAAATAGAAACTGTCTCCTCGCCCTCTGATTCCCTTTGTCATTGTAGGACAACATAAAGACGACAGCAGAGCTTTCGAGAGTCCTGGAGTCAACCCGAGACCACCTGGAGTCTCAGCTTAACAGGGCAGAAACTGAAAAGGCCCAACTGTCTGCTGAGATTCAGGCACgtgaacataaaacacacatcagtatTTCATTGGTCAAgcaaacactgacagtgttaCATGCTGCAGGTGCTACTGTTGGTGTTGTAAGGAATAAAGTTAACTGATAAAGTTAAGTAGGAGGGCATTGAGGCAAAAATGCAATTTATACAATTTAGCAATAAGTTCTTTAACAACAAAGTCGCTTCTGTGATTTACAGCAGCATTTACATTGTTTGTATGTCTTTACTCCACCTTGAAGCAGGTTTCTCAATACCACTGTCTTCTTTCTTGGTGAATTAGAGGATGCAGCAGAGccacaagcagcagcagaaggagctCCAGGctctgcaggaggagctgcagactATGAGGCAACGGAATTACGGAGAGGAGAATGAGCAGAGGCAGAAAGACCGGGAAGCTCTGACCCTGGTGACTCAGCAGGCCATGAGAGCTGAGGAGTCTGCCAAGCAGCTCAAAGAAAGACTTCAAGAGAAGGTCAGTATTCAGAACCGTCTGACACACAGGACCACACCACAATGTCTGAAAATCACCGACATGCATATAATCTTTCTCGGAACTGGCAGCATAGTACATGATCACTTATTCCTCAGTATTGCTCcggtgactctgaaccatctcttagttatgctgctaaGGATAAGTCTGTGGGACCTCTACTCATAAcactgctcctctcctctcctctcctctcctcatctagTGTTGCTTAAGTGGGGTTTACACATTACAATAAtacaacattaaacactgtaaagtgccttgagatgacatcgGTTGTGATTTGGCACTCTTTCTTAGTCCCTAATGTTCCTACTCACCTATTTCCATGTGGCGTCTTTGTCAGCAGAAGGGTCAGGGcacaaagaccaaaaaaaacatgtctgaaagtTTTATTCAGTGACCTGCAGCATCTGTGATATCACAGACTTAAAAttagacaagacaaaaaaatcacagagGCTACTATCAAGATGCTGCTGCTCACCAACATGTCAATCTGTCAACAGATTCAGGTGAAGGATAATAATTAAAACGTCTTGCACAATATTCTTTATCCTAACATATAATGTggcactttgtgtgtttcattatcTTAAAGGAAACCCAGTTGGCTGAAGCTCTGTCTACGTCCAGTGACTGGTGCCTCCGACACTCTAAAGAGGCAGCTGCTAAAGAACGTCTGGAAGAGGACATATCTGTTCTCAAACTGTGAGTGCACTCAGAAACACTTTTAGTCCAAACATCATAATCTGCACAGACCAGAACAATCTAACATTTTTACGTCAATTCACAAATAAGAAcagatgacaataaaaaaacaagtactAGGGCCGACGCACCGGTAAAAAgtacaacaaagaaaaaaaagtacttattaaaaaatgaagcagattttatctattttatgtactgtaggtagTTAATTTATAATACTAATTACTAATCATAATTATTGACATTTATCATtgaattattttctgtcattagAATCTGCATTGGTCAATAAGCTATCAAAGAgctgtagtggagtaaaaaacacaatatttccctctgaattATAGTGGAGTATGTAGTTGAAGATCTGACCATAGTTGAGGTTTATACATAAATGTGGTTAAATGTAAAGGTTAAATTGTGCGTGACACCTTGATCCACATGCTTCTCTCGCAGTCAGGTGACCGAGCTGCACTCCCAGCTTCACTTATCAGAAGAGAAGAGTcgggcagagagggagaaactcAGAGATGAGCTGCATCAACTCAGCGCTGAAAACGCCTCCACTAAGCTGGACAACCAAAAACTCAAGGTACTTCCAACATGTGTAACAATAAGATAACCCTCATGACATATAATATGGCTATTTATTGATGACCAGTGTCTTCGAGTGCTCATGCCAGTTTATTTTGAAGCTCTTATGGCCAATAGCcttaacaaaacaagaaaacaattcaGTTTTGACAGCATCTTCTTCTACTGTTTCTGAATGTCTGTGGACTAAAGAGCTTGTATTAACCGTACACTGTATCATATTCAGGTCGAGTTGTCATCATCTGAGGAGAAACTCAGGGGACTTCAGTCTGAAGCTCGTCAGCTGAAATCATCCATCAGAAAGTATGAAAATCTGGTGGAGAAATACAAGAAGAAGGTACACTCAGACTAAAGTCAGGAAATAAATGATCACCAACATAATTTATATGTATTTCTGAATACTGTTCCACGTGGTTTGACATTTGCTTCAATTCACTCAAACATATtgataaaactgtcaaatgtacctacagtgctgctgagtggGGCATAGATATTTACCTACatgttttatgtgattttgCTAAATTGACTCTTTAACTTTGAAAAGCATAAAGCGTATTATGTGCATAGACACACTTTAGATGCTGAGAAGTGTTTAGGTTTActgttgctgtgctgtggtgGCACCATACCTCTCTCTGTAGGTGCAGCAGGCTCGTCTGGAATCAGAGGAGTACTGCATAAAGCTGGAGATGACGCAGAAGGAGGCACGGGAGGTGAAGGTGTGCCTGGAGAGGGAGATGGAGCAGGTGAAGAGGGAGCTGCTGGGCCGGCTCAGAGAGCTTGAGCCGCTACCTGACAGACTGAGGAGGACCGAGCAGCAGCTCCGAGACGCCCAGCACGAGGCCGAGGCACACGATAGGAGGAACATGGAGCACAGCTCAGCTCTCTCTGACGTCAGACACAAGGTATGTAAAAGCCTTAAAAATTCACTCAGCATCTATCTGAAAATAATGCAGTACTAACACATCTGTCCTCCCTTCATGATAATTCATAATAACCTTCCTGTAAAATGCTgcagttcaacagcagcactgacgACAACCTCCTCACATGGATGACACTGCTGTTTGTCACAGTAATTGTGTTCCTCCACAGGTGGAGCAACAAGGCACTCAGCTGGAGACGTTTCAGCAGAGGAACGTGCTTCTGCAGGAAGAGAACAATGTTCTTAAAGAGAAAATTCACAACTTAGAGAGGTAACAAGACATTTACTGAACTTCTTTAATGGCTGTAAAGATTGGAttgcttaaattaaaaaacagagatGAGTTAAGTGCTTTCTGTTTTAGGAAGCTGGATGACATGAAGGtagaaaataaagacatgtcTCAGGCTCTCAACTCAAAGGACACAAGTATCCGCAGCATTCAGCAGCAACTGGAGGAGAAGAGCCGCGAGTGCAGCATCTTGTCCCGGCAGCTCCAACAATCTCTGGACGACGCACAGAAACAGGTCTGAAACAACAGACTCACATCTTCAGTCTGTCCATCAGTGCgaacagaacaaaacatcaCATAACTTTAACCTCTACTTTAACCTTTAGACAGTTTGTTTAACCGTTGTTGAATAGTATAATACCGTCTTTGAGAATAGTTAATAAGTGCATAAATGTATataattccaaagggttcacttacttttttgCATTGCAATTGCACTGTCAATTAATCGTCTGCTGAACGTTTTTTGCTTTCTGGCCGGCAGGTGAACGACAGCATGCAGAGGGTTTTAGCCAAAGAGAGAGTGTCTCAGTCTAAAGCCTTGGACCTGCAGAGCCAGCTGAGTCGAGCCAAGACCGAGCTGAGTCAGCTACAACAAAGCAAGGAAGAGGTACAGCACATCACCGTGTTTCTccttaaaacaaacatcagtgcCTGTTGGTAGGATTTAGTAGAAAAATCATCGAAATTACGCAGTGTGCATATGCCGCACATGCTAGGACTTCAGTGCACTGCAATAAACggtaaaaaaagttttttctttgttttacttttgttttcagatggAGCAGCGTTTCCAAACTCAGCTGCAGAACATGAAGGACCGACTGGAGCAGTCGGACTCTACAAACCGCAGTCTGCAGAACTATGTTCATTTTCTCAAAACATCATATGGAAACGTGTTTGGTGATTCTTTACTGGCAACCTGACCAGCATTCAACCATTCCCAAAAACACTGTAGTagattttgattgatttttatattatgacattttttaaaatgctacttttaatgaaatgtgtttttattactttgaatttatttatattcattttaataaataaattccttCACAATTCTGCAGGATTTTATTCTGCTAATCTCTAATATTGtaatacaatatactgtaatgcaaaataaaacactttaattttgcacttttactttttctactttattcATTATATAGTCATTATAATACTTATAATATTGTAAGATTGTGCATGAAATACCAAATGTAGCATCCactaaaactgtatttaataaacATATGATTTAATTCTCTAAAATTAACTGTAGACTGCTACTGTGCAGCCACACAGGACCTGTAGTATAAAGTCTTATTTCCACTAAACTCTGTGAAGAAATTTAGGAATTTAAGATATTTTAGAGTGATCAAATATAAATTcgtatattatataaattaaatattttaaattacgTTTTTTTTCGAGATTAAAAACCGAAATAGATATAATAAGTTAAAAACTCAGCCGGAACCTTTAAGTCCTTATGTAGACGACCCGCTGTTTCTCGTCGGATTGTAATTTAAGTAACAAACCGGCTGTTCAAAATTTAGCCAAACTACCTGAAGTtagttgtattgtttttgtttgctaaTCGGTGGCGATGCCTGCTGAAAACCTGCGATGGGGAACTTTAGAGGCCTTAAAAAATTCACCAAAGGGAAACATCTCGTTCGACCCGTACTGGTCGGAAAGAGGCGAGGTGAGTCAGcgctagctagctaacattaTCGTTAGCTGTTAGCGGAGCAGCTAATGGGTGGTTAATGTTAGCCAAGCTGTTCTAACGTGTTTACCTGGATTATAAAACCtgagtaataataatttagtaGTAATGTGGTTGTTTAACTGTTTAGCTCAACCTCAGTCTGCAATGAGGACAGCTAACCAGCACAGTTTGCTTAAGTTGCTTTACTTGAGTACTTGAGCTATTTTGACTTCAAACTTTTACTGCGACATACTTTAAGGAGTAATAACGTACATGTTACCTCACTACATACAATAAGATACACACTCTGGTTTAAATCtcacagctgttttcattatCTTTAGTTAattaaacagtgaaataaaacatattagaacctaaaaataaaacatggctGCATGAATGAGGTCCACTTGAGCTctattgtgtctgtgtctctgcagcatATACTGGCTGGGTGCAAAGAGGCCGTCAGCCTGTCCTCACATTGTGGGGTCATATTGGAGCGCATCAGTTCTTCACCCCTGCAGAGGTCCAGTTTTCTAGGATCCAGCTCTGGAGATTCCAGCCCTGGCTTGTCAGAGGAGATCCCAGCCTCTGTTTCTTCCCGGGGATCCATCCCTGACGTGAACAGTAAACACACCACTCTTTCTGCAGCCCCGTCTTTAAAGACAGAGCGTGAGCAGGTG is part of the Anabas testudineus chromosome 9, fAnaTes1.2, whole genome shotgun sequence genome and encodes:
- the LOC113150122 gene encoding outer dense fiber protein 2-like isoform X3 codes for the protein MRRSPSKTPQNRIKDSLVKGDEGRPKVRAPWIPPGRLSCRRDRSRVQHQSESGARRQRDGEEQEDELAAVSKNLSVLLREQENIRRLKNSDSSGQYKNIDVLLRALVEAEIDGVAVANQLTALKDTIDSFTKDKRLSKMHAASLTRQRGLLLEKIEMFDYTNHSLRELLREWSEYARESLVWSEQRDSLKKRLADSEADNIRLLAKLVNKEKEASKLAEHLDFEKDNIKTTAELSRVLESTRDHLESQLNRAETEKAQLSAEIQRMQQSHKQQQKELQALQEELQTMRQRNYGEENEQRQKDREALTLVTQQAMRAEESAKQLKERLQEKETQLAEALSTSSDWCLRHSKEAAAKERLEEDISVLKLQVTELHSQLHLSEEKSRAEREKLRDELHQLSAENASTKLDNQKLKVELSSSEEKLRGLQSEARQLKSSIRKYENLVEKYKKKVQQARLESEEYCIKLEMTQKEAREVKVCLEREMEQVKRELLGRLRELEPLPDRLRRTEQQLRDAQHEAEAHDRRNMEHSSALSDVRHKVEQQGTQLETFQQRNVLLQEENNVLKEKIHNLERKLDDMKVENKDMSQALNSKDTSIRSIQQQLEEKSRECSILSRQLQQSLDDAQKQVNDSMQRVLAKERVSQSKALDLQSQLSRAKTELSQLQQSKEEMEQRFQTQLQNMKDRLEQSDSTNRSLQNYVHFLKTSYGNVFGDSLLAT